The nucleotide window TGTGCGGCTTCGGAGGGGGCAATTTCGCCTCCAGCATGGCCAACATCAGCTTCTTTTTCCCCAAAGCCCAGAAGGGTACCGCCCTGGGGCTGAATGCCGGACTCGGCAATCTGGGGGTAAGCGCCATGCAGTTCATCGTGCCGCTGATTATCACCACCGGGGTGTTCGGCGCCCTGTGCGGAGATCCCCAGATGTGCATCATCAAGGGGGTGAGCAGGCCCATGTGGCTGCAGAATGCCGGCTTCGTGTGGGTGCCCTTCATTCTCGTTTCGGCCATTGCCGCCTGGTTCGGGATGAACGCCATTGCCAGCGCCAAGGCCTCCTTCAGCGAGCAGGCCGTCATCTTCCGCCGCAAGCACAACTGGCTGATGTGCTGGCTGTACCTCGGCACCTTCGGCTCCTTCATCGGCTACTCGGCCGGGCTGCCGCTGTTGACCAAGTCCCAGTTCCCCGGCATCAATCCGACCCAGTACGCCTTCCTCGGTCCGCTGGTTGGGGCTCTGCTCCGTCCGGTGGGGGGCTGGTTGGCAGACAAGCTCGGCGGCGCCCGGGTCACCTTCTGGAATTTCATCGTCATGGCGGCGGCCGCGTGCGGGGTGATCTTCTTCCTCCCCAGCCATGGCAGCGGCGGCAATTTCTGGGGCTTTCTGGCCATGTTCATGCTGCTGTTCGCCACCACCGGCATCGGTAACGGCTCCACCTTCCGCATGATCCCGGTCATCTTCCTCACCGAACGGCAGCGGGAAGCGGCCGGCAAGGGGCAGGCAGCCCAGGAGCAGGCCGTCAGAGACGCCAACAAGGAGGCAGCGGCAGTGCTCGGTTTCACTTCGGCCTTTGCCGCCTACGGCGCCTTCTTCATCCCCAAGAGCTTCGGCACGTCGATCACATTGACCGGTGGACCGGAAGGAGCACTTTACGGTTTCATCGCCTTCTACGCCACCTGCATCGTCATGACCTGGTGGTTTTATTCGCGTAAAAACGCCGCCATGCCCTGTTGACCGTAATGGGCACGAACCAGTCCACGGGTAACACGTCAGAGGAGGATTCATACCATTTTCAGGCAATTCCCGGTTCGGGCGTGAATGTGTCCCGGAGGTTGCCGGCGTGCAAGGATACGTTTTTGCGTGCAGATGCAGGAACGTTGTGTTACCGTTTGGTAACCTTTGCGGGTCCGGGGAGAATGGTGAGTAACTGTATCGATATACCGAACATTTATCAGGCAATCCTGGAAAGCATGGGGGAAGGGATCATCGTTGCCGATGCCGAGGGCACGCTGATTTTCATCAATCGCACCGCTGAACGTCTCCGAGGTATCAAGGCCGCCAACTTCATCGGTCGCAGCATCCTGTCCATCCATTCACCCCATTCGGCGGAACGCATCGCAAAACTCCTGGAGGCCCTTAAAGACGGCTCCATCAACACATCGCGGCGGGTGATCGATGTCAGGGGCAGATACTTCGAGAACAGCTACTATCCCATCCGGCATCCGGACGGCGGCCTCTATCGGGGAACCCTCATGATAAGCAGGGACATCACCGAAAAGCGGCGCCTCAAGGAAGAGAACCTGCTGCTGAGGGAGAAAATGTCCCTGGGCAGTGCCTTCGAAGGCTTCGTGGGGACCAGCCAGGCCATTCTGCAGGTATTCCGGACCATCTCAACCATCGCCTCCCTCGATTCCACCATCCTGATCACCGGTGAAAGCGGCACCGGCAAGGAGTTGGTGGCCACAGCCATCCAGCAGCACAGCAAGCGCCGCCATAAACCGATGATCACGGTGAACTGCGCCGCCCTGCCGGAACACCTAGTGGAGTCGGAGCTGTTCGGCCACGAGCGGGGAGCCTTCACCGGGGCCGTTTCCAACCGCCGCGGCAAGTTCGAGCAGGCCAACGGCGGTACCATCCTGCTGGACGAGATCGGCGATCTTCCGGCCAGTGCCCAGGCCAAGCTGTTGCGCGTCATCCAGGAGAAGACCGTGGCCCGCCTGGGGGGGGAGCGCGACATCCGGGTGGACGTGCGCATCATTGCCGCCACGAACCGGGATCTGCAGACGCTGGTGGAGTTGGACCTATTTCGCCAGGATCTCTACTACCGCCTCAATGTGATCACCATCCACGCCCCCCCCCTGCGTGAGCGGCGCGAGGATATCGTCCCGCTGGCCGAGCATTTCGTCCGCCTGTTTGCCGAAAAGATGGAACGTCCGGTCAAAGGGCTCAGTGAACCTGCCGTCCGAATTCTGGCCGCCTATGATTACCCCGGCAATGTCCGCGAACTTGAACACGCCATGGAGCGCGGCGTGGCGCTGTGCTGCGGCGACTTGCTGGAGCCGCAGGACCTGCCGCCCCATTTTCTGGCGGCCCGCAGCGCGAACAGCTCCGCCATCGGACAGGAGGATGAACAGAATGCGTTACGCCCCCTGTCGCATTCCGTCGGCGATTTCGAGCGGCAACTGGTTCTGGATGCCCTGCTCAAAGCCGGCGGCCGCAAGGCCGATGCGGCCCGGTTGCTCAACATCTCCCGCAAGACCCTCTGGAAGAAACTGAAGCAGATCGAAGCAGTGGAAACCAGGTAACATTCCCGTACATCGACGTTACCGACTGGTAACGTCAACGTGCGCCTCTTTTCTCCCCCGCCTATCCGGCCTTCAACTCAACCACTCGAAATGTATACACATAAAGGCCGTGTCGCCCGTATGGCACGTTCCCTGCTAAACGTCCCGGTTGTAGAACGCACAGCAAGGGGAAAACCATGCCCGTTTCGGGAATTGTGATTATCTGCAGGGACGGTCGCGCCGATACCGTTGCGGCGCAGCTTACGGCGCTCGAGGGGGTCGAGGTACACGGGGTATTGCCCGGCAACCGGGTGGTAGCGGTGGTGGAGGCTGATACCGTTGACAGAGAGGTTTCCCTGGTCTCTGGCCTCCATGAATGTGACGGGGTGGTCTCGGTCCAGGTTGCCTATCATAACTTCGAGGACATTCAGTGGCGTGCAGTGTGATGCGTTTTTATTTCGGGTACGGGAGGACGTATGGGACTGAGCAGACGTGATTTTTTGAAGACCAGCGCCGCAGCCGCCGCATTGGCGGCAGCCGGAGCATCGATGAGGAATCCGCTGGGGGTGCAGGAAGCTGAAGCCGCCGACAGCTCCGGCATTACGTGGGGCAAGGCCCCCTGCCGTTACTGCGGTGTCGGCTGCGGCGTGCTGGTGGGGGTCAAGGGGGGCAGGATCGTGGCCACCAAGGGTGACCCGCAGGCACCAGTCAACAAGGGTCTCAACTGCATCAAGGGCTACCTCCTCTCCAAGGCGCTGTACGGCAGGGACCGCCTCACCACGCCGCTGATCCGCAAAGGCGACAGGATGGTCGAGGCCTCCTGGGACGAAGCCCTGGACCTGATCGCCTCCAAATTCAGGGAGTCGATTGCCAAAAACGGGCCGGACTCGGTGGCCATGTTCGGTTCAGGACAGTGGACTGTGTTCGAGGGCTATACCGCTTCCAAACTCTTCAAGGGGGGCATCGGCACCAACAACCTGGAACCCAATGCGCGCTTCTGCATGGCCTCTGCGGTCGTGGCCTTCATGAATACCTTCGGATCCGACGAGCCGATGGGCTGCTACGATGACCTGGACTTGGGAGACACCTATATCTTGTGGGGCGCCAACATGGCCGAGGCGCATCCGGTGCTGTTCTCCCGCCTGATCGACAACAAGCTCAAAAATCCCAAGGTCAAAATCATCGACCTGGGTACCCGTCGTACCCGCACCACCCAGATGGCGGACCAGTACATCCCTTTCAAGCCGCAGGGCGATCTGGCGCTGGCCAATGCCCTGGCCCATGTGATCGTCCGCGACGGCCTCTATGACGAGGCCTTCATCAAGAAACACTGCGTCTTCAAGCGGGGCAAGGAAAATGCTCCCTACGGCCTGACTGACAAGGAAAACTTCAACGAGGGACCCAATGACGTCAAGGTCCTGACCTTCGAGGAATACCGGGAGTACCTCAAACCCTTCACCCCGGAGTGGGGCGAGAAACTTTCGGGGGTCCCCGCCAAGACGATAGTCGAACTGGCCCACCTCTACGGCGACAAATCCCGTAAGGTCAACTCGCTCTGGACCATGGGGGTCAACCAGCATGTGCGCGGCACCTGGGTCAACAACCTGATTTACAGCCTGCACCTGCTGACCGGCAAGATCTGCCGTCCCGGGGAGAACCCGCTCTCCCTGACCGGTCAACCCTCTGCCTGCGGCACGGCCCGCGAGGTGGGCACCTTTTCCCATCGCCTGCCGGCCGACATGGTGGTCATGAACGAGGATCACCGCAAAAAGGCCGCCAAAATATGGGGCATCGATCCGGCCAGGATTCCGGCCAAGCCGGGGCCGCATGCCATCGAAATGTTCCGTGCCGTTGACCGGGGGGAGATCAAATGCATGTGGGTGCAGTGCACCAACCCCTTCCAGTCGACCCCCAATCTGGCCCGTTACCGCAAGGGAGCCCGCAAGGATGGCCGCTTCATTGTGGTTTCCGACATCTACCCAACCCGCTCGACAGAGCTGGCTGACGTGGTGCTCCCCTCCGCCTCCTGGGTGGAAAAGGAGGGGGTCTTCGGCAACACCGAACGCCGGACTCAGCAATGGTTCAAGATGATCGATCCCCCCGGCCAGGCCAAACCGGATGCCTGGCAGATGATCGAGGTTGCCAAACGCCTTGGTCTTGGCCACCTGTTTCCCTACAGCGAGCAGAACTTCCATAAGGAAATGTGGGAGGAATATCGCCAGTTCACCATCGGTACCGGCAAGGACCTGGCCCCCTATGAAACCTATTTTACGGTGCGCGGCCTGCGCTGGCCGATAAAAGCGGATGGCAAGGAGACCAGGTACCGGTATGTGGAAGGGGATGATCCCAAGGTTGGAATGGGCGAGGGGATCAAGTTCCATAAAGCCCCCAACTACAAGGCCACCATCTGGGCCCGCCCCTACGAGCCGGCTGCGGAGGTGCCGGACGGGCAGTACCCGTTCTGGCTCAGCACCGGCCGTTTGCTGGAGCATTGGCACACCGCCACCATGACCGGGCGCATACCGGAATTGAAACGCGCCATGCCCGGCGCCACCCTTGAGATGCATCCCGAGGACGCCGGCCGCCTCGGCATCAGGAATCGCCAGAAGGTAAAGATCAGCTCCCGACGCGGATCGATTGTCCTGCCGGTGGAACTGAACGGTCGGGGCAAGCCCGAGAAGGGCAATGTCTTCACCACATTCTTCGACGAAGCCAAGCTGATCAACGACCTGTGCATCGACGCCTTTGATCCGCTTTCCAAGGAACCGGATTTCAAGAAATGTGCGGTAAAGATCGAGAAGGCGTAGCGATGTCAAAGCCGAAAGAGCGACCGGATATCGGCAGCACACTGCCTCCGGTTCTCGCGATTATATCTTCATATGAAGCAGTCCCCAGGAGGTCGGTTGCCATGAAGACTCTGTCCCGCTGTCTTATCCCGCTTGCTTGCCTGTGTGCGCTGGCTCTTCCCGCAGGAGCCGCAGAAAAGGGGGGCGATTATGCCAAGGATGCCGCGTCTGCCGAAGGGACACCAGCCACGGTCCCGCATCGCATGGATGACAAGGCCCACGCGGATTGTCTGGCCTGCCATCTCACGGGGGTGCGCGGTGCCCCGGTAACACCGCATCCTGAACGCCGCGACTGTGCCCAGTGTCACGTGCAGGGTGAGATAAAGCGAAATACGCCGGAAAAGAAAAAAGACGGAAAGAAACGTTAGAAGGATCCCGCATGGGCATCTCCCGCAAGGATTTTTTTCGCCAGAGTCTGCTGTCCCTGGGGCAAACCGCCCTGGATCTGGCCGGCGCGCTCAAGGCCCCGGCCGATGCATCGGCTCCCGTGCCGGAAGTGCCGTATCCGCCGCAGCCGCGTGAGGACATGATGGCGACCTCGTTCAACGAGCGCTGTCTGGCGCGGGAATGCGGCTGCTTCATCTGTTCCGAGCGTTGCGAATCCGGGGCCCTCATGGTGGTGCCGGGGCAGGGGGTGCGGATCGATGGGGCGCGCTGCATCGGATGCGGCACCTGTGAGTACATCTGTCCGGTTACCCCCAAGGCGGTGGCCCTGGTACCGCGGGAAGGAACATAGTTTTTTTTGACTCACATCAAGGTTTTTATCGGAGAACGCGTGCAGAGTTCCTCCGGAAAAGATTCAATGCAGCACATGATATCCACCACATGAGAGGAGAGAAACAATGCAGAAAAAGAAACTGGCCCTGTCTGCAGCAGTAGCCGGTGCGATCGCCATGCTGGCGCTGCCCGCGCTGACTGTCGCAGTCAACAAGCCGGCCACCAAGGTGGCCAACGACGGCCGTGCCACGTGCTACGAGTGCCATGATGAGGTCAAGGTCATGAAAGAGGGCTCCAAGCATGCCAAACTGGCCTGTACCGTTTGCCACGACAAACTGGATGCCCACGCCAAGGACCCGGAAAAGAACAAGCCCGGCACGGTCATCGACCAGGCTCTGTGCGGCAAGTGTCACAAGAACCAGATGGAGAGCTTCTACACCCTGAACCGCGATGGCGGTGCACGCAAGGAAAAGGGGGTGCCGACCGGTCGTTCACCCATGCAGGACAAGCTCCTGGCAGGTCACGGTTTCACCTTTGAGCACGACGAACCGCGCGCCCATGCCTTCATGGTAATCGATCAGTTTGCGGTGGACCGCTTCCAGGGGGGGCGCTACCAGTTCAAAGGGGGCTGGAAGAACATCGACAAGATGGGCAAGACCTGGGATGTGCTGGAGGACAAGGGTAAAGGGACCAAGCTGACCGAAACTGCCATGGCCGGCAATCCGACCTGCATCCAGTGCAAGACCTCCGACCATATACTCACCTGGAAGTTCATGGGTGACAAGGGGGGCAAATTCGACCGCACCTCCGATGTCAACGACGTGGCCAAGGCGACCAACAATCCGCTGGGCTGCATTCACTGCCACGATCCCCACGGCACGCAGCCCCGCGTGGTGAGGGACGCACTGATCCAGGCCATCCAGAAGGATCCCAAGGGCAATATCTTCTCCAAGAACGGCGCCACTGACCTGAAGGTGGTCGATTTCCGCGGTTTCCGCAAGATCGGTGTGATGAGCAAGACCGATTCGCGCATGATGTGCGCCCAGTGCCATGTGGAGTACAACTGCAATGCCGGCAGCCAGTGGAGCGACGGCAAGCCGGTCAAGTACGACGACCAGCGCACCAATCACTTCCCGCTCAAGAACTCTCTGCAACTGCTCAAGCACTACAAGGAGCTGGACTTCTTCGATTTCAAGCATGCAGTCACCGGTGCCCGCCTGATCAAATTTCAGCACCCCGAGGCCGAGACCTATGCCGGCAGTGTGCACGACAAGGCCGGCGTGCAGTGCCACCAGTGCCACATGCCCAAGATGAAGGGCAAGGATGGCAAGAGGTTCTCGACCCACGGCGTGGTCAAGCCCAAGCTGGCGGTCAAGGCCTCCTGCCTGGGGTGCCATACCGACAGCACGGTCGAGAAAAAACTGTATGAAATCGAAACGATCGTCAACTATACCAAAGGTAAGATGCGCAAGGCGGAATACTGGCTGGGCCAGTTGATCGACACCTATGCCGCGGCACAGCGTCTGGGCGTGGCTGAAAGCGTCCTGGCCCAGGCCCGCGAGAAGCATGAAGAGGCCCATGCCCTGTGGGAATACTGGACCGCCGAGAATTCCGACGGGTTCCACAACCCCTCGCTGGCCCGCGAGAGCCTGACCGGCTCCATTGCCGCCTCCAAGGCAGGCGTGAAGATCCTCAACGACGCCATGGCCGTGGCCAAGAAGGATGAGCCGAAGAAGTAGGTTTCTGCGCCTTCGGATTCAACACGGAGTGCCCCGTTTCCTCGCGAGACGGGGCACTTTTTGCGTGTATGGGTGCCGGAATACCACTGACAAAAGATAAGGATATTTTATCATCCTGTGGTAAGGTACGCGGGAAGCATACAACGGCGTAAGGGGACTGCCATGAAGTGTCTGATAGTAGATGATGACGAGCTGAGCCGTCAGTTGATTGCAGAGGTTCTGCGGGAGGTGGCGACGAGTGAAATGGCTCCGAACGGAACGGAGGCGGTAAAGAAGTTCCGGGCGGCCATGCGGGCGGGAGATCCCTACGACCTGATCATTCTGGATATCATAATGCCGGGTATGGACGGACACGAAGCGGCCAAGGCCATTCGAGGCATCGAGCAGGAGCAGGGCCTGACGCCCGACAAGGGGGTCAGCATCATCGTGCTTTCCTGCCTGAACACCCCCAAGGATGTGATCGAATCCTACGTTTCGGCCCAATCAGCGGCTCACCTGGTCAAGCCGGTTTCCCACCAAAAATTGATGAAGTCCCTCAGAACACTGGAATTGGTGCCATAGTCTTCAGTTTTTTACACAGTGGCCCGAGGCGTGCAGGGATACCTCATGAATCGGGACTCTCCTCATCCGGCAATGCCCCGAACAGTATGATGAATTCGCTCCCTTTGCCCGGACTGCTTTCCACCCAGATGCTCCCTCCGAATGATTCGACCGCCAGCTTGCAGTAAGCCAGGCCGAGGCCTGCGCCGACCTGTGGTTGGCCGTTCCGACGCGATTGTACGAACCTCTCGAAAATATGTTCCTGGTCCTCTTCGGGAATGCCCGGACCGGTGTCTCTGACGCTTAGGCGCACCAAGTGGCGGTGCTCCGTCAGTGTCTGAAGATGGGCGGCCGCGTAGCGGGGGACTTCCGGCAGCTGCTGGCCGTCGGTTGGGAGCGCATGGCAGGAAATGGTGATCTCACCGTCAGGGGGGGTGAATTTCAGTGCATTTCCGACCAGATTGGCAATGATCCTGGAAAACGCGCTGCGGTCGACTTCGATCATCGGCAGCTCCTGGTCCAGGTCAACGTTCAGTGTGACCGATTCCTGCTGGGCCAGGGCGGCGAATCTTCCGGAAGCCGCCAGGATCGTTTCCTGCGGACTGCAGGGGCGGATGTTCATGCTGGTCCGCCCTGCTTCGAAGCGATGGATGTCGAGCAGGTTGTCGATCATCCCGACCACTTCGTTGCAGCTGTCGATGGCTGACTGAAGATATTCGACCTGTTCGGAATTGACCGGTCCCAGGCGCCCCTCGCGAATGATGTCGATGGACCCGATCACCGCTGTAATCGGGTTCTTCAGATCATGGGAGAGCATCGAGACGAAGTCGTCCTTTTCCCGCTCCAGCCGTTGTTTTTCAATGAGCGTCCGGCGGAAGTCAATGGCCCGCTCCACCCGCTGGAGCACATCGCTCAGATCAAAGGGCTTGGCAACGTAGTCCAGGGCTCCGCTGCGCATGCACTCCACGGCCAGGCTTTCGCTGCCATGGGCCGTCATCATCATCACCGCCACATCGCTGCCCGAGGAGCGGATCAGCTCGAGCACCTGGATGCCGCTGATGCCCGGCATCCTGATGTCCAGCAGCACCAGCGAAAACTGACCCTCCGGCAGCATTGCCATACAGGTCTCCCCGTCCATTGCCCAGTCGGTAACATATCCGGCTTCCTCCAGGTGCAGCTTGAGGATCTGGGCGATATCCGGCTCATCGTCGACGATCAGGATACGGGCTGGTTTCAGCATGATTTTACGCTCCGGATGATTGATAGGCGGCCAGGAAGGCTTCCGCCAGAACCAGATCTTCAGGCGTGGTGATCTTGATGTTGCGGTAATCCCCCGGCACGATCCTGATGGGGCTCCCCTGGCGTTCGATCAGGGAGGCGTCGTCGGTGCCGATGAAACCCTCTTGTTCGGCCCGGCAATGGGCCTGATAGATCAGGTCGAAACGGAAGGACTGCGGGGTCTGGGCCTGCCAGAGTGTTTCCCGGGCAGGGGTTTCCACCACCAGGCCATCCCGGACGATCTTGACCGTGTCCTTGGCCGGAACCGCCACCAGCGCCCCTTCGCCGGTGCGGGCCACCTCAATGGAGGCCTGCAGCAGCCCGGCGGGAATGAGCGGCCTGACCCCGTCGTGAATCAGCACCACATCCTCCCCGGCAGCATGGCGTTCGAGATACCTGAGGCCGTTCATGACCGAATGCTGACGTTCCTTGCCACCGGCCACAATGTCCATCACCTTGCGGAATCCGCACGCTTCCACTACCTGCTCGCGGCAGTAGGAGATCTCGTCGGCCGGAATCACCAGGCAGATGCCATCGATCAGTGGCGACTGCTCGAAAACGGCAATGGTGCGGGCGATGATCGGCAGGCCATTCAGTTGCAGGTATTGCTTGTTGATCGATGCACCCATGCGTTTTCCCATGCCTGCAGCGGGAATCAGGGCGAACGACTTGGCTGATGTCATCGTTTCTCCTGTGTCAGAAAATCTGCCGCTTCAGCCAGGGAAGCGCCTAGGGAAACGATATCACGATCAAGAATGGTACGCACGTCCAAAAGAAAACGGTCGCGGTGGATCCGGCCGATGACAGGGGTGCCGGCCCGGCGCAGGGCTGCCTCGATCCGTTGGGGCGCAGCCGAAGCAATCTGCACTTCGATCAGGGTGGTGGGCAATTGCAGCAGCGGAAAGGAGCCGCCACCGGCGCTGGACTCTCCCTGCTGTTTGCGGAGTTCGACAACAGGAGGCAACCCGCGCCGGAGCCTGCGGATGATCTGGGTGGCCCGCGCAGACAGTTCCCCGGCCGGCATGGTCAGCATCCTCAGGGTGGGAATCTCCCGCAGGGCGCGCTGTTCGTCGCGGTAGAGCCGGAGGGTCGCCTCCAGTGCGGCCAGAG belongs to Geobacter sp. SVR and includes:
- a CDS encoding NarK family nitrate/nitrite MFS transporter gives rise to the protein MSSRVLTEWNPENGQFWENRGKAVASRNLWISIPALFLSFAVWMVWSVVVVNLPSIGFPYDPNKLFWLAALPGLSGATLRIFYSFMVPIFGGRTWTTISTASLLIPAVGIGFAVRDPQTSYSTMLILALLCGFGGGNFASSMANISFFFPKAQKGTALGLNAGLGNLGVSAMQFIVPLIITTGVFGALCGDPQMCIIKGVSRPMWLQNAGFVWVPFILVSAIAAWFGMNAIASAKASFSEQAVIFRRKHNWLMCWLYLGTFGSFIGYSAGLPLLTKSQFPGINPTQYAFLGPLVGALLRPVGGWLADKLGGARVTFWNFIVMAAAACGVIFFLPSHGSGGNFWGFLAMFMLLFATTGIGNGSTFRMIPVIFLTERQREAAGKGQAAQEQAVRDANKEAAAVLGFTSAFAAYGAFFIPKSFGTSITLTGGPEGALYGFIAFYATCIVMTWWFYSRKNAAMPC
- a CDS encoding sigma-54-dependent Fis family transcriptional regulator, producing MVSNCIDIPNIYQAILESMGEGIIVADAEGTLIFINRTAERLRGIKAANFIGRSILSIHSPHSAERIAKLLEALKDGSINTSRRVIDVRGRYFENSYYPIRHPDGGLYRGTLMISRDITEKRRLKEENLLLREKMSLGSAFEGFVGTSQAILQVFRTISTIASLDSTILITGESGTGKELVATAIQQHSKRRHKPMITVNCAALPEHLVESELFGHERGAFTGAVSNRRGKFEQANGGTILLDEIGDLPASAQAKLLRVIQEKTVARLGGERDIRVDVRIIAATNRDLQTLVELDLFRQDLYYRLNVITIHAPPLRERREDIVPLAEHFVRLFAEKMERPVKGLSEPAVRILAAYDYPGNVRELEHAMERGVALCCGDLLEPQDLPPHFLAARSANSSAIGQEDEQNALRPLSHSVGDFERQLVLDALLKAGGRKADAARLLNISRKTLWKKLKQIEAVETR
- a CDS encoding chaperone NapD produces the protein MPVSGIVIICRDGRADTVAAQLTALEGVEVHGVLPGNRVVAVVEADTVDREVSLVSGLHECDGVVSVQVAYHNFEDIQWRAV
- a CDS encoding molybdopterin-dependent oxidoreductase yields the protein MGLSRRDFLKTSAAAAALAAAGASMRNPLGVQEAEAADSSGITWGKAPCRYCGVGCGVLVGVKGGRIVATKGDPQAPVNKGLNCIKGYLLSKALYGRDRLTTPLIRKGDRMVEASWDEALDLIASKFRESIAKNGPDSVAMFGSGQWTVFEGYTASKLFKGGIGTNNLEPNARFCMASAVVAFMNTFGSDEPMGCYDDLDLGDTYILWGANMAEAHPVLFSRLIDNKLKNPKVKIIDLGTRRTRTTQMADQYIPFKPQGDLALANALAHVIVRDGLYDEAFIKKHCVFKRGKENAPYGLTDKENFNEGPNDVKVLTFEEYREYLKPFTPEWGEKLSGVPAKTIVELAHLYGDKSRKVNSLWTMGVNQHVRGTWVNNLIYSLHLLTGKICRPGENPLSLTGQPSACGTAREVGTFSHRLPADMVVMNEDHRKKAAKIWGIDPARIPAKPGPHAIEMFRAVDRGEIKCMWVQCTNPFQSTPNLARYRKGARKDGRFIVVSDIYPTRSTELADVVLPSASWVEKEGVFGNTERRTQQWFKMIDPPGQAKPDAWQMIEVAKRLGLGHLFPYSEQNFHKEMWEEYRQFTIGTGKDLAPYETYFTVRGLRWPIKADGKETRYRYVEGDDPKVGMGEGIKFHKAPNYKATIWARPYEPAAEVPDGQYPFWLSTGRLLEHWHTATMTGRIPELKRAMPGATLEMHPEDAGRLGIRNRQKVKISSRRGSIVLPVELNGRGKPEKGNVFTTFFDEAKLINDLCIDAFDPLSKEPDFKKCAVKIEKA
- a CDS encoding ATP-binding protein, with amino-acid sequence MGISRKDFFRQSLLSLGQTALDLAGALKAPADASAPVPEVPYPPQPREDMMATSFNERCLARECGCFICSERCESGALMVVPGQGVRIDGARCIGCGTCEYICPVTPKAVALVPREGT
- a CDS encoding ammonia-forming cytochrome c nitrite reductase subunit c552, whose amino-acid sequence is MQKKKLALSAAVAGAIAMLALPALTVAVNKPATKVANDGRATCYECHDEVKVMKEGSKHAKLACTVCHDKLDAHAKDPEKNKPGTVIDQALCGKCHKNQMESFYTLNRDGGARKEKGVPTGRSPMQDKLLAGHGFTFEHDEPRAHAFMVIDQFAVDRFQGGRYQFKGGWKNIDKMGKTWDVLEDKGKGTKLTETAMAGNPTCIQCKTSDHILTWKFMGDKGGKFDRTSDVNDVAKATNNPLGCIHCHDPHGTQPRVVRDALIQAIQKDPKGNIFSKNGATDLKVVDFRGFRKIGVMSKTDSRMMCAQCHVEYNCNAGSQWSDGKPVKYDDQRTNHFPLKNSLQLLKHYKELDFFDFKHAVTGARLIKFQHPEAETYAGSVHDKAGVQCHQCHMPKMKGKDGKRFSTHGVVKPKLAVKASCLGCHTDSTVEKKLYEIETIVNYTKGKMRKAEYWLGQLIDTYAAAQRLGVAESVLAQAREKHEEAHALWEYWTAENSDGFHNPSLARESLTGSIAASKAGVKILNDAMAVAKKDEPKK
- a CDS encoding response regulator, with amino-acid sequence MKCLIVDDDELSRQLIAEVLREVATSEMAPNGTEAVKKFRAAMRAGDPYDLIILDIIMPGMDGHEAAKAIRGIEQEQGLTPDKGVSIIVLSCLNTPKDVIESYVSAQSAAHLVKPVSHQKLMKSLRTLELVP
- a CDS encoding hybrid sensor histidine kinase/response regulator, producing the protein MLKPARILIVDDEPDIAQILKLHLEEAGYVTDWAMDGETCMAMLPEGQFSLVLLDIRMPGISGIQVLELIRSSGSDVAVMMMTAHGSESLAVECMRSGALDYVAKPFDLSDVLQRVERAIDFRRTLIEKQRLEREKDDFVSMLSHDLKNPITAVIGSIDIIREGRLGPVNSEQVEYLQSAIDSCNEVVGMIDNLLDIHRFEAGRTSMNIRPCSPQETILAASGRFAALAQQESVTLNVDLDQELPMIEVDRSAFSRIIANLVGNALKFTPPDGEITISCHALPTDGQQLPEVPRYAAAHLQTLTEHRHLVRLSVRDTGPGIPEEDQEHIFERFVQSRRNGQPQVGAGLGLAYCKLAVESFGGSIWVESSPGKGSEFIILFGALPDEESPDS
- the ispD gene encoding 2-C-methyl-D-erythritol 4-phosphate cytidylyltransferase yields the protein MTSAKSFALIPAAGMGKRMGASINKQYLQLNGLPIIARTIAVFEQSPLIDGICLVIPADEISYCREQVVEACGFRKVMDIVAGGKERQHSVMNGLRYLERHAAGEDVVLIHDGVRPLIPAGLLQASIEVARTGEGALVAVPAKDTVKIVRDGLVVETPARETLWQAQTPQSFRFDLIYQAHCRAEQEGFIGTDDASLIERQGSPIRIVPGDYRNIKITTPEDLVLAEAFLAAYQSSGA